The Arachis duranensis cultivar V14167 chromosome 2, aradu.V14167.gnm2.J7QH, whole genome shotgun sequence genome has a window encoding:
- the LOC107460312 gene encoding pathogenesis-related thaumatin-like protein 3.5: protein MALTTYLKTSSFFLILFLLGNDIASGTIFTLENHCTYTVWPGTLSGNGAAPLGDGGFSLPPGSSLQLTAPSGWSGRFWARTDCSFDDAGNGKCATGDCPGGLRCTGGGAPPVSLAEFTIGTPSSDKDFYDVSLVDGYNVGMGVRATGGTGDCQYAGCVTDLNSDCPAELQVINEVGAVVACKSACAAFNTAEFCCTGDHSTPQSCSPTQYSEMFKNACPSAYSYAYDDASSTCTCSGSEYLVTFCPTGSS from the exons ATGGCGCTTACCACATACCTCAAAACCTCttcattttttcttatattattcttattag gTAATGATATAGCGTCAGGCACCATCTTCACGCTCGAAAACCACTGCACCTACACCGTCTGGCCCGGAACTCTTTCCGGCAACGGTGCTGCCCCTCTCGGCGACGGTGGATTCTCTCTACCACCGGGATCGTCACTTCAGCTGACAGCTCCCTCCGGCTGGTCCGGACGGTTCTGGGCGCGAACTGACTGCAGCTTCGACGATGCCGGCAACGGAAAATGCGCCACCGGAGACTGCCCCGGGGGTCTCAGGTGCACAGGCGGAGGTGCTCCTCCGGTGTCGCTGGCGGAGTTCACGATCGGAACCCCAAGCAGCGACAAGGACTTCTACGACGTGAGTCTGGTTGACGGTTACAATGTTGGTATGGGAGTACGGGCAACCGGTGGAACGGGTGACTGCCAGTACGCGGGATGTGTTACGGACTTGAACAGTGACTGTCCGGCTGAGTTGCAGGTCATCAACGAGGTGGGAGCGGTGGTGGCTTGCAAGAGCGCTTGCGCTGCGTTTAACACGGCGGAGTTCTGCTGCACCGGCGATCACTCTACGCCGCAGAGTTGCAGTCCGACGCAATACTCTGAGATGTTCAAGAATGCGTGCCCCTCTGCTTATAGTTACGCGTATGATGATGCTTCCAGCACTTGCACTTGTTCTGGTTCCGAATACCTTGTTACTTTTTGCCCAACGGGCTCTTCTTAG